From Leishmania infantum JPCM5 genome chromosome 21:
GAGCAGTGCTGCGTCGTGGCACGGCACCCGCGGCGCAGTCTCCAGCGCTATGCTGCACTGTGGAAGGGCAGAGCCCGGGatgaggtggaggcggtTGTGGGTACAgtgtcgacgctgctgagagaaggcggcggcggcggcggcggcggcggcggcggcgacgggcAATCTCCCCGATCCCAGAGGCccggcgcgccagcggcgggTGTTTTGACCTCACCAGATGTGCCGATCCGCTACTACCTACCCACGATACcggctctcctccccctcggTGTGCTAGAGGCTgagctgccgtcgcgccTGCCAAAGACGAGTGGCGtggatgccgctgcgctgcagcacctcctgctcTGTCAGGAGCGCTTCTTGATTCCGGAGTTGCTCTTCACGCCGGCTGATGTCGGCATTGACCAGCAAGGTGTAGCCCAGGCCATCACAGAGGGCATCTTTCAGCGAGGGCTCCTCCAGCATCTAACGAAGTTGCTCcggccactgctgctccacAATGTTTGCGTGTACGGCGGTACAGCCTCTCAGCCGAACTTCCGCGATCGCTTGGAGGCCgaggtggcagcggtggccccGCAGTCCCCGGATTGCGACGCAGATTTGGACTTGAAGGATAGCAAGCGCAGTAgcaaaagcagcagcagccggcacgGTGCCGCGGAAGCCTGCGCGGATCGTGCCACATGCCTCTCCGCCAccccggcgctgccggagtTTCTCTTgacggccggcggcgcctccaCAGACCTCTCCCTGCAGCCACTGCTCGGTGCGTGGTGCCTCTTGTCGGCGACGGTGGACGGCGgaagcaacggcggcgcgtcgcaGCGAGAGCTACTTCGGCTTCGCGCATTGGTGCATCAGCGGTCAGGGATCGAGTTGCAGCACCCACCAGCAGGCCGAGTGACGGTGGAGACATTCCAGCACGCGCTAGAGCGCATGTTGTGATGAGAGACGtggatggggggaggggcacgtGTGCGGCCCACGGTGGAGGCTCCACCGTGTCTGTGCTGAGCAAAACCATCGTTGcgtcctgcagcaccagGGTGGCATCCGCTGCTCcctgctccctctctccccttcatTCTTATCACTCCatctggtgtgtgtgtgtgtgtgtcgctggCATTACTCTTGACAACGTTCGCGCGGCCTGAGCCGCTGTAGGGAGTACCAGTGATGGTCCCGGCATCCTCTGCACTTCCTCCCGGACCTCTTccccaccagcaccaccccTCCGGCTCTGTCTTGATTACGGCATCATACGTGCGGGTGATCCGCAAAATCCCTCCTTACATGCCCGTTGAAAGGCA
This genomic window contains:
- a CDS encoding putative actin-like protein; translation: MPRVQLFIDNGGYSVKALYLPASADTSSRSAATHASALTNSSTHGEVAATATTLAPAPKVLVVPNCVGAAVYAGTGIMGDQLDHLPHYHGLMVRRPVDRGFVVDGGLQARVWEHVLQHFSIESEEEVDVWLTVPFAAPKAVAQLLWLLCTRSFRFGSVTVVSSSFMSLIAYNFARGASAPSSAARKRPRSTVDTDAQESPGCSGNSATGGGMAIMVDVGFSATTVVPYVNYIPVHSSAVRLDVGGKVLTNRLKEYISFSQMNVMEDTWLINHVKEQCCVVARHPRRSLQRYAALWKGRARDEVEAVVGTVSTLLREGGGGGGGGGGGDGQSPRSQRPGAPAAGVLTSPDVPIRYYLPTIPALLPLGVLEAELPSRLPKTSGVDAAALQHLLLCQERFLIPELLFTPADVGIDQQGVAQAITEGIFQRGLLQHLTKLLRPLLLHNVCVYGGTASQPNFRDRLEAEVAAVAPQSPDCDADLDLKDSKRSSKSSSSRHGAAEACADRATCLSATPALPEFLLTAGGASTDLSLQPLLGAWCLLSATVDGGSNGGASQRELLRLRALVHQRSGIELQHPPAGRVTVETFQHALERML